Within the Heliangelus exortis chromosome 5, bHelExo1.hap1, whole genome shotgun sequence genome, the region gggggtggcaatggaggagctttaaggtccctcccaacccaaaccagtccaGTATATAAGGAAGCTCCCGTGAGCATCCCTGGAGCACCCAGGGAAATCACCAGCAGTGGTGTGGGTCACCTCAGGCCACCACATCACCCCTGACTGTCCCTGTCCACATCTGTCTGCAGCCCTCTGGTTgtagggcagccacagcttctctgggaaacctggcacaggggctcagcaccctcacaccaaactatttcttcctcacatctcatctctcttccatctggaaacccttccccctgatcccatccctccctgcccttgtccccagtccctccccagctttcctggagccccttcaggcactggaaggtgctctaaggtctccccattgcagcttctcttctccagcctgaacacccccaactctcagagctgctccagccctcccagcacctTTGTgacctccccagcacctccatgtctgagcctggagcatctcccttggAAAATCTTCTCCTCCTAACAGGTGGTTGCCAAGAGGGGAAAGGATTACATCCTGAAGCACGTCCCAAACATGCACAAGGATCAGTTTGCTCTGACAGCCTCTGAAGCCCATCTCAAGTACATCAAGGAGGCCATCAGGCTGGATGATGTGGCTGTGCACTACTACAGGTTGTACAAGGTGAGTTTGGCCACGAGCCCAGCCTGGCTTTTAGGTTAAGGGCTGCTTTTTTATTGCAAGGAGCAACTGCTGAGCTATTTCTGAAGCATTCGAAGAACTTCAGTGGGACTGACACCCCCTGCAAGGAGCAGAGCAGTCTCCTGGGTTGTGCTTCTCAAGGGAATTGCAGCTTTTGATGCTTTGGACATTTTTGACATGTTCTGGATTGGTGAGAGGTTTGCTGGGATGTGAGGAAGCAATTCTGAGGTTTCTGGgatcttatttttcagtatcCTTTCCCTAAGGAATGTATTTTGGGTTTCCTGTCCCAGGAAAAGCCATTGATTTGCTGGGAGCTGGTGGTTCCCAACCCATTTTGTAGCAtcctgaatcatagaatcatagaatcctaggggttggaagggacctcgaaagctcatctagtccaaccccccctgccagagcagggccccctagagtacatcccctaggaacatgtccaggtgggttttgaatgtctccagtgaaggagactccacaacccccctgggcagcctgttccagggctctgtcacccttacagtaaaaaaattctttctgatattcaacttgaacctcctatgctccaatttacacccattaccccttgtcctatcactggtcaccactgagaaaagcctaactccatctccctgacactcaccccttacatatttgaaaacattgatgaggtcacccctcagtctccttttctccaaactaaagagccccagctccctcagcctttcctcataagggagatgttccactcccttaatcatctcagtagctctgcgctggactctttcaagcacttccctgtccttcttgaactgaggggcccaacTGAAGTTAAAGAGGAGAAGCCTTCAGGAAGCCCAGGGTGGGAGCGGGTTGAATTCAAAGTTAGGATTGCCCCCAGGTCCATATCTGGGACCTTCCAAGTTTTTTGGAGGTTAAACTCCTTTTCCAGCCCCTTAAGCTGGAGTGTTCCTGGGTGgtgaggaggcagcaggcacCTGGGATTGATCTTAATGggtcttgatgatcttaagggtcttttcaacctaaatgattctatgggGTAGCAACAGGAGGCACTGAAGGGCAGATTTATCCACCTCATGCTGCAaatcatatattaaaaaaacatccttttgggtttttttctctcttaggACAAAAGGGAGGTGGAAGCATCCCTGACACTGGGGCTGACAACACGGGGCATCCAGATCTTCCAGGTAGGATGCTGAGAGAGAGCAATGGCTCAgatccctgcctgctgctggagccCTCAGACAgacccctcctctcctctgtttGCAGAATTTggatgaagaaaagcagctgctctATGACTTCCCTTGGACAAACGTGGGGAAACTGGTGTTTGTGGTGAGTGCCACCATCCCCAGGAAGAGCATCCCTGCCACTGGCACAGAtccccagactggtttgggagggaccttaaagctcctccatccccaccccctgccatggtcagggacacctcccaccagcccaggttgctccaagccccatccaacctgggctgagacactgccagggatggggcagccacagcttctctgggaaacctggcacaggggctcagcaccctcccagtGAAAAATTTCTCTGATTTGTGCAGAAGGTGCTGTTGCACAGACCTCATAGAATCATCagattgttttggttggaaaagacctttaaggtcatcaggtccaaccataacccagcagtgccaaggccacccctgccccatgtccctcatccccacatccccagggctctgaaacccctccagggatgatggggactccagccctgccctgggcagcctggaggaaattgttccccagctccaacccaaaccttccCTGGAGTTTCCATTCCTGGACTGGAATAATGGAATTATTTTGGatggaaaaaactttttaagATCATCACATCCAACTgttcacccagcactgccaaggccaccactaaggggatggggaaagggatggggatggggaaagggatggggatgtccaggccctgacaaccctttccagggagaaattcttcgCCAGctccagcctaaacctcccctggcacaacttgaggctctttcctcttctcccatcccttgttccttgggagcagagcccgaccccccctggctccaacctcctctcaggggcttgcagagagccagaaggtctcccctcagcctcctctgctccaggatcaacacccccagctccctcagctgctcctgggcagacttctgctccagaccctttaTCACCAGGGCTGGGTGAGGATTTTTTCTCACCGGGGCTGACgttctccctctcccctgtAGGGGAAGAAGTTTGAGATCCTGCCAGACGGGCTGCCCTCAGCCAGGAAGCTCATTTACTACACGGGCTGCCCCCTGCGCTCCCgtcacctcctgcagctgctgagcagcagccaccGGCTCTACATGAACCTGCAGCCCGTGCTGCGCCAGGTCCGCAAGCTGGAGGAGAACGAGGGTAGGTCTGTCCCCCCCAAAGGGTCCATCCCACCTCTGATGGGCTCCCACACAACCTCTCTGCCTGGACGAGGTGCCCAATCcttctgccagccctgggggtggGAGTGTGCTGGCAGTGTGCTGGCACCATGTCCCCAAGTCCCCCCTGAGCCTGTATCACTGCCCCGCAGAGCCTGCAGGGGTGCAGCCCTTCCCAGTGCCCTGCATCTCATCTCCCAACTCAGAAAGCCCTTGGGCATACGTGAGatcttcctcctcatcttcctctttctcctcctcaccttcttcttttccctccttctgctgtttttcttcatccgcttctttctcttcttcctcatcttcttccttctcctcctgttgttgctcttcttcttctgcttcttcttcttcttttcttcttccttctccttgtcctcctcttattccttctccttttcctcctcatcttcgttctccttgtcctcctctttttccttctcatgttcctcctcttctcctttctcgtcttcctcctctttttccttctcttattcttccacctcatcctcctcatcttcttcctcctcctcatcttcttccttctctttttttccccttctctccttctccttctccttctctccttctccttctccttctccttctccttctccttctccttctccttctctccttctccttctccttctccttctccttctccttctccttcttctccttctcctccttctccttctccttctctccttctccttctctccttctccttctccttctccttctccttctccttctccttctccttctccttctccttctccttctccttctccttctccttctctccttctccttctctccttctccttctccttctctccttctccttctctccttctccttctccttctctccttctccttctccttctccttctccttctccttctccttctccttctccttctccttctccttctccttctccttctccttctccttctccttctccttctccttctccttctccttctccttctccttctctccttctccttctccttctccttctccttctccttctccttctccttctctccttctccttctccttctccttctccttctccttctccttctccttctccttctccttcttctccttctccttctccttctccttctctccttctccttctccttctccttctccttctccttctccttctccttctctccttctccttctccttctccttctccttctccttctccttctccttctctccttctccttctccttctccttctccttctccttctccttctccttctccttcttctccttctccttctccttctccttctccttctccttctccttctccttcttctccttctcctccttctccttctccttctctccttctccttctccttctccttctccttcttctccttctcctccttctccttctccttctctccttctccttctccttctccttctccttctccttctctccttctccttctccttctctccttctccttctccttctccttctccttctccttctccttctccttctccttctccttcttctccttctcctccttctccttctccttctctcctccttctccttctccttctccttctccttctccttctccttctctttctctccttctccttctccttctccttctccttctccttctccttctccttctccttctctccttctccttcttctccttctcctccttctccttctccttctctcctccttctccttctccttctccttctccttctctccttctccttctccttctccttctccttctccttctccttctccttctccttctccttctctccttctccttctctccttctccttctccttctccttctccttctccttctccttctccttctccttctccttctctccttctccttctccttctctccttctccttctccttctccttctccttctccttctccttcttctccttctcctccttctccttctccttctctccttctccttctccttctccttctccttctccttctccttctccttctctccttctccttctccttctccttctccttctccttctccttctccttcttctccttctcctccttctccttctccttctctccttctccttctccttctccttctccttctccttctccttctccttctccttctccttctccttctccttctctccttctccttctccttctctccttctccttctccttctccttctccttctccttctccttctttctccttctcctcatcctcctcatcctcctgcagAGGGATGTCTCAGCACAGATCACAGCCCATTCGAGTCTCCCCACCCCACCTCCCCATCTCCAAACGCCACCAGGACAGGTTTGTCCCTTGTTGTGCCACCTCTCTGAGCTCAGCTGACAAGTGGCCCCAGAATACGGTGGGTGGTGGGACCCAGGGCACCCCGAGGGGTCGGGGTTGATGCTGCCAGGTGCTGacagggtgctgctggcccGGCAGAGAAGAAGCAGTACCGGGAGTCCTACATCAGTGACACCTTGGACCTGGACatggagcagctggagaagcGGTCGCGGGCCAGCGGCAGCAGCGCCGGCAGCATCCGGCACAAGCGCCTTTCCCGCCATTCCACCGCCAGCCACGGCAGCTCCCACACCTCGGGCATCGAGGCAGACCCCAAAGCCAGGGAGGTGGGACCCGAGGACGGCTTctcagctgccagcacccaccgTAAGCTGAAGACCTGCAGCTCCATGACCAGCCACGGCAGCTCCCACACCTCCGGCGTGGAGAGCGGGGGGAAGGACCGGCTGGAGGAGGACTCCCAGGATGATGGTGAGGAACCAGGTGCCCAATCCTTCTGACAGCCCTGGGGGTGGGAGTGGGTGGGGAGTGGCTGTCAccgtgtccccatgtccccaggtCCCCCCTGAGCCTGCATCACTGCCCCGCAGAAGGTGCAGGGGTGCAGCCCTTCCCAGTGCCCTGCATCTCATCTCCCAGCTCAGAAAGCCCTTGGGCATATGTGAGatcttcctcctcatcttcctctttctcctcctcaccttcttcttttccctccttctatttttcttcatcctcttctttctctttttcctcatcttctcttctcctgttgttgctgttcttctcctccttcttctttttctttttttttctttttcttctttttctttctctttttctcttttcctttttcttttcctttctttccctttttcttttcctctttctctttctctttctctttctctttctctttctctttctctttctctttctctttctctttctctttctctttctctttctctttctctttctctttctctttctctttctctttctctttctctttctctttctctttcttctctttcttcctcttcctcttcctcttcctcttcctcttcctcttcctcttcctcttcctcttcctcttcctcttcctcttcctcttcctcttcctctccctctccctctccctctccctctccctcttcctcttcctcttcctcttcctcttcctctttctctttcatttttatttttatttttatttcttcttttcttcttcttttcattttctttttcttcttttcattttcattttcattttcctcttcttcttcttcttcttcttcttctgcttctgcttctgcttctgcttctgcttcttttcttcttttcattttcattttcctctttttcttcttcttctgcttcttcttctgcttctgcttcttctgcttctttttcttttctttttcttcttctacttctgctgcttcttctacTTCCATATCCCCCCTGAGCATCCATcactgctcctctcctgcctttctgGGTCCCCCTGGACCCCTCAGGAGTGGGCACGAGCCCCACTGCAGTCCCTGATGTCCCAGTTCCTGTCCCAGTAAGGGCTTTCCAGCTGGGGGTTGGACTGTGCTCCTGAGGTGGGCACCAGTGAGATGTCCCATCTCCTCCTGTGCCTGCAGAAATCGAGATGCTGGTGGATGACCCCCgggagctggagcaggctggggagctggaggtgagCCCTGAGATGTGTGTTTACATCACTGAGGACATGCTGCTCTCACGCAAGTTCAACGGGCACTCAGGTAAGGTGGTGGCCACTTGGAATTCCACTGGATTGGGATGCCTGGGAAAGCTGTCTGCTCAATAGGTCAAAGGAAAGATGGGATGaatttggtgaaaaaaaaaaaaaaaaaaggggttggTCAGGAGAGGTGCaggtggtggggatggtggcaggagctgcccagggGTGATGGACACCATTTGCTCATTTTCTGGCCCCTGCTCTGGTTTTCTTGACTACTCCTCACTTGTTCCCATGAGCACAGGGGCTGTTGGCACACATGGGAGCCTGGTTTCTCCAGAGCTGCAACCAGGGAGTCACCCACCCTTCCAGCTCCATGCTGAGAGCTACTGGGAGGTGTCTGGGGTGCAGAATTCCCTGGGGATGGCTGGGGATGCCATTTGTGGATTCTTCcctcatcatccctggagggatttcaaagccctggagatgtggtgctgaggaacatggtttagtggtggccttggcagtgctgggctaaTGGTGATCTTAATGGCTAATGGCTAATCATAATCCTAATGGCTAATGATGATCCTAATGGCTAATGATGATCTTAAAGCTCTTTAACAACCAAAAGGGTTCTTTGATTTGGTAAAGCGGAGCCAGCGGGGCCCTGTTGAGCTGAGGGTGCCTTCACCCCAAAGCAAGGACAAGTCCCCAGAGGCAGCAGACACAATCCCAAGAGGGATGAGAAGCCTCAAAGTAACCTTCtcaccctcctcttcccccttgCAGGGCTCATAGTGAAGGAGATcagctcctccacctccagctcctcgGAGACGGTGGTGAAGCTGCGAGGGCAGAGCACTGACTCCTTACCCCAGGTAAGGGTAAGCTCTGGCGGGGCTTTTGGGGCACCCCAAAGCTCTTCTTTTGGCTTTCCCCGAGCCCTCTGGCTCCCTGGTGGGTCCTGAGCCCCATCTCTTCTTCCCTCAGACGACGTGCAGGAAACCAAAGACCTCGACAGACAGGCACAGCCTGAGCCTGGATGACATTCGGCTCTACCAGAAGGACTTCTTGCAGCTTGCCAACCTCTGCCAGGACACAGCCCAGAGCTACACCTTTGGCTGTGCCCATGGCCTGGAGGAAGAGGGGCTCTACTGCAATGGCTGCTTGGCCCAGCAGTGCATCAACATCCAGGAGACCTTCCCAGTCAAAAGAACCAGCAAATACTTTTCCTTGGATCTCACCCACGACGAAGTCCCCGAGTTCGTCGTCTGAGCGCTGCGGGGTGGGGAAAGGTTGGGGCTTCCCCCGAAGCATCGGGGGCTGTCACCATCACCTTCTCCCCCCGTCCCACACcactccaaaaaaaaacaaacaaaaaaaacgaGACCATGGAAACCACGGCGCTGGGAGGATGGTCCTGACAGCAggtgggatggatgggtggatggatggatggatggatggatagatggtTGGATGGATGGAGACCCCCCCAGCATGGTGGGGTCACACCGGTGGCCCCCAGCATCCTTTCTCCTCTGGATGAGTTTGTGCAAAGCACAAGTTGTCTTGTGTCCCAACAGCAGTTGGGGGGAGAGCCAGATGTTGGAGCTAGCAGAAGCCAACCCGTGTTTTCTCATTGCCTCGTGGCCAAGTGGCCACTTCTGCTCCTTGCCCCCATCCCCAGCGCTGCCGGCGGCTCCGGTTTGGTGGCTCGGTGGCAACTGGTGGCTGGGTGGCAAGTGACACTGCCGAAGAGAAAAGTGCCAGACTGTTGTGTTCAGAGTCAAAgccaaagaaatgtaaataaataccCTCGAGGCCAGTAGGGGAAAGGGAGAATTAAGCAATAAGAAGCCAGGGAGCTTCGGGTGAGGGGGATGTTTCCTGGAGGAAggcacagccagcagctcctggggcagagCATCAAGCCACTTCTTCCAAAAAACATGGCCAGGGCCATCCCAGAGAGGTGGCTGGAGCCATTTGCAgcttggttttattcttttttttttattatttttgaggaaaaaaagcccaagcaaaccaaccaaaaaaaaacaaacgacccacaaataaaaagacGACGCAACCCacccaggaaaaagaaaagcaaaggaggctggaggaaaaaaaaaaaagtcacctgGAAGGCTATTGCAATCCTGCATCCAAGCTTGAATATCTAGAGATTGCATATATAAATATCTTGAGggatttatatttatatatgtctGGATCTTACAGACCCgttt harbors:
- the FRMD6 gene encoding FERM domain-containing protein 6 isoform X4; translated protein: MSTSTWTWPRNSTSTAPRSGRRRPARSAGIDQFGPPMIIHFRVQYYVENGRLISDRTARYYYYWHLRKQVLHSQCVLREEVYFLLTAFALQADLGDFKRNKHYGKYFEPEAYFPSWVVAKRGKDYILKHVPNMHKDQFALTASEAHLKYIKEAIRLDDVAVHYYRLYKDKREVEASLTLGLTTRGIQIFQNLDEEKQLLYDFPWTNVGKLVFVGKKFEILPDGLPSARKLIYYTGCPLRSRHLLQLLSSSHRLYMNLQPVLRQVRKLEENEEKKQYRESYISDTLDLDMEQLEKRSRASGSSAGSIRHKRLSRHSTASHGSSHTSGIEADPKAREVGPEDGFSAASTHRKLKTCSSMTSHGSSHTSGVESGGKDRLEEDSQDDEIEMLVDDPRELEQAGELEVSPEMCVYITEDMLLSRKFNGHSGLIVKEISSSTSSSSETVVKLRGQSTDSLPQTTCRKPKTSTDRHSLSLDDIRLYQKDFLQLANLCQDTAQSYTFGCAHGLEEEGLYCNGCLAQQCINIQETFPVKRTSKYFSLDLTHDEVPEFVV
- the FRMD6 gene encoding FERM domain-containing protein 6 isoform X2, which encodes MNKLSFHNNRVMQDRRSVCIFLPNDDSLNIIINVKILCHELLVQVCDLLRLKDCHLFGLSVIQNNEHVYMDLAQKLYKYCPKEWKKEASKVSGEVLHGELTAGIDQFGPPMIIHFRVQYYVENGRLISDRTARYYYYWHLRKQVLHSQCVLREEVYFLLTAFALQADLGDFKRNKHYGKYFEPEAYFPSWVVAKRGKDYILKHVPNMHKDQFALTASEAHLKYIKEAIRLDDVAVHYYRLYKDKREVEASLTLGLTTRGIQIFQNLDEEKQLLYDFPWTNVGKLVFVGKKFEILPDGLPSARKLIYYTGCPLRSRHLLQLLSSSHRLYMNLQPVLRQVRKLEENEEKKQYRESYISDTLDLDMEQLEKRSRASGSSAGSIRHKRLSRHSTASHGSSHTSGIEADPKAREVGPEDGFSAASTHRKLKTCSSMTSHGSSHTSGVESGGKDRLEEDSQDDEIEMLVDDPRELEQAGELEVSPEMCVYITEDMLLSRKFNGHSGLIVKEISSSTSSSSETVVKLRGQSTDSLPQTTCRKPKTSTDRHSLSLDDIRLYQKDFLQLANLCQDTAQSYTFGCAHGLEEEGLYCNGCLAQQCINIQETFPVKRTSKYFSLDLTHDEVPEFVV
- the FRMD6 gene encoding FERM domain-containing protein 6 isoform X1 — translated: MNKLSFHNNRVMQDRRSVCIFLPNDDSLNIIINVKILCHELLVQVCDLLRLKDCHLFGLSVIQNNEHVYMDLAQKLYKYCPKEWKKEASKVSGEVLHGELTAVRPPLSPSQGIDQFGPPMIIHFRVQYYVENGRLISDRTARYYYYWHLRKQVLHSQCVLREEVYFLLTAFALQADLGDFKRNKHYGKYFEPEAYFPSWVVAKRGKDYILKHVPNMHKDQFALTASEAHLKYIKEAIRLDDVAVHYYRLYKDKREVEASLTLGLTTRGIQIFQNLDEEKQLLYDFPWTNVGKLVFVGKKFEILPDGLPSARKLIYYTGCPLRSRHLLQLLSSSHRLYMNLQPVLRQVRKLEENEEKKQYRESYISDTLDLDMEQLEKRSRASGSSAGSIRHKRLSRHSTASHGSSHTSGIEADPKAREVGPEDGFSAASTHRKLKTCSSMTSHGSSHTSGVESGGKDRLEEDSQDDEIEMLVDDPRELEQAGELEVSPEMCVYITEDMLLSRKFNGHSGLIVKEISSSTSSSSETVVKLRGQSTDSLPQTTCRKPKTSTDRHSLSLDDIRLYQKDFLQLANLCQDTAQSYTFGCAHGLEEEGLYCNGCLAQQCINIQETFPVKRTSKYFSLDLTHDEVPEFVV
- the FRMD6 gene encoding FERM domain-containing protein 6 isoform X3 — translated: MNKLSFHNNRVMQDRRSVCIFLPNDDSLNIIINVKILCHELLVQVCDLLRLKDCHLFGLSVIQNNEHVYMDLAQKLYKYCPKEWKKEASKGIDQFGPPMIIHFRVQYYVENGRLISDRTARYYYYWHLRKQVLHSQCVLREEVYFLLTAFALQADLGDFKRNKHYGKYFEPEAYFPSWVVAKRGKDYILKHVPNMHKDQFALTASEAHLKYIKEAIRLDDVAVHYYRLYKDKREVEASLTLGLTTRGIQIFQNLDEEKQLLYDFPWTNVGKLVFVGKKFEILPDGLPSARKLIYYTGCPLRSRHLLQLLSSSHRLYMNLQPVLRQVRKLEENEEKKQYRESYISDTLDLDMEQLEKRSRASGSSAGSIRHKRLSRHSTASHGSSHTSGIEADPKAREVGPEDGFSAASTHRKLKTCSSMTSHGSSHTSGVESGGKDRLEEDSQDDEIEMLVDDPRELEQAGELEVSPEMCVYITEDMLLSRKFNGHSGLIVKEISSSTSSSSETVVKLRGQSTDSLPQTTCRKPKTSTDRHSLSLDDIRLYQKDFLQLANLCQDTAQSYTFGCAHGLEEEGLYCNGCLAQQCINIQETFPVKRTSKYFSLDLTHDEVPEFVV